The Neorhizobium sp. NCHU2750 genome has a window encoding:
- a CDS encoding ABC transporter permease translates to MPSENAHYSQSLAAAATPGDGGTERRSTGAQLLSIIEKGRSVIGLLIVCVVFGILADGFVSQYNFFNILRQSSVTAILAAGMVFVIVTAGIDLSVGSVVAVAGIVTAGVLSSGSPAVVGILAGLAVGGVFGLVNGFVVSYIRIPPFIATLGTMTIGSSLALAYSGGLPISGLPKSFTWIGQGMVGTIPVPVIIAAIVVVVAAIVLHKTLIGRYATAIGSNEHVAYLSGINTRRWKMIVYSVNGLLAGMGGVVLTARQNSGEPTAGLGIELTVIAAVVIGGTSLSGGKGAMIGAVIGTLLMTVINNGLNLMNVSPYYQGLFVGGLILAAVALDRRKTK, encoded by the coding sequence ATGCCTTCTGAAAATGCTCATTACTCACAGTCGCTTGCCGCGGCTGCCACGCCGGGTGATGGCGGTACGGAACGCAGATCCACGGGTGCGCAACTGCTGTCCATCATCGAAAAGGGCCGCTCCGTCATCGGCCTGCTGATCGTCTGCGTCGTCTTCGGCATTCTCGCCGATGGCTTCGTCTCGCAGTACAATTTCTTCAACATCCTGCGGCAGAGCTCGGTCACGGCGATCCTCGCAGCCGGCATGGTCTTCGTCATCGTCACCGCCGGCATCGACCTGTCGGTCGGCTCGGTCGTCGCTGTGGCCGGGATCGTCACAGCGGGTGTCCTCAGTTCCGGGTCTCCGGCGGTCGTCGGCATCCTGGCCGGCCTGGCTGTCGGTGGCGTTTTCGGCCTCGTCAACGGTTTCGTCGTCTCCTACATCCGCATCCCGCCCTTCATCGCCACGCTCGGCACGATGACGATCGGCTCCAGCCTGGCGCTGGCCTATAGTGGCGGCCTGCCGATCAGCGGCCTGCCGAAGAGCTTCACCTGGATCGGCCAGGGCATGGTCGGCACCATTCCGGTGCCCGTCATCATCGCCGCCATCGTCGTCGTCGTCGCCGCCATCGTCCTGCACAAGACCCTGATCGGACGCTATGCCACGGCCATCGGCAGCAACGAGCATGTCGCCTACCTGTCGGGCATCAATACCCGCCGCTGGAAGATGATCGTCTATAGCGTCAACGGCCTGCTTGCCGGCATGGGCGGCGTGGTGCTCACCGCGCGCCAGAATTCCGGAGAACCCACGGCCGGCCTCGGCATCGAACTGACCGTCATCGCCGCCGTCGTCATCGGGGGTACGAGCCTCAGCGGCGGCAAGGGCGCAATGATCGGTGCCGTGATCGGCACCCTGCTGATGACCGTCATCAACAACGGTCTCAACCTCATGAACGTCTCCCCCTACTACCAGGGACTTTTCGTCGGGGGACTCATTCTTGCTGCTGTCGCTTTGGATAGGAGGAAAACCAAATGA
- a CDS encoding sugar ABC transporter ATP-binding protein, giving the protein MTDQMRLEVSGLTKIFGTTTVVDNVSLDLRPGEVLALVGENGAGKSTLTKMIAGVYRPDGGTIRLDGKEVSFRTPSEAIHAGVSTVYQELNLIPELDCASNIALGSEPTSGGFMRRGEIYKRAADAMIEVGTRTRPTTLIGDMPTGECQLIEIAKALASNARIVIMDEPTAALSSGEIAGLHAAVRRLTAKGISVIYITHKMSEIFALSDRITVMRDGRYVTTVKTSDTSREQLLVSMLGRALDQFGTAGPDTAPDTEKPAKLSIRNLSTDGLVREFSLDVGAGEIVGMAGLVGAGRTEAVNALSGVVTITGGEIKLNGRTVNPRSPSQTQALGIVVVPEDRKTEGLMLDQSVQDNVMLPHIASLTRFGIINDAAVRRMAKECVERFDVRPRRTDIAIGLLSGGNQQKVLIGRWLLKDYEVVVFDEPSKGVDVGAREGIWDMIRQTAARGAAVIVVSSETEELIALSDRIVVMRQGRISAALKNTNLTEERVMEHAF; this is encoded by the coding sequence ATGACAGATCAGATGCGCCTTGAAGTTTCGGGTCTCACGAAAATCTTCGGAACGACAACGGTCGTGGATAATGTGAGCCTCGACCTGCGCCCCGGCGAAGTCCTTGCCCTGGTGGGCGAGAATGGTGCCGGAAAGTCCACCCTCACCAAGATGATCGCCGGTGTGTACCGGCCTGATGGCGGCACGATCCGGCTCGACGGCAAGGAGGTTTCCTTCCGCACGCCGAGCGAGGCGATCCATGCCGGCGTCAGCACCGTCTATCAGGAACTCAACCTCATTCCCGAGCTCGATTGCGCCAGCAACATCGCGCTCGGTTCGGAACCGACCAGCGGCGGCTTCATGCGCCGCGGCGAAATCTACAAGCGGGCGGCCGATGCCATGATCGAGGTCGGCACCCGCACTCGCCCGACCACATTGATCGGCGACATGCCGACCGGCGAGTGCCAGCTCATCGAGATCGCCAAGGCGCTCGCCAGCAATGCCCGCATCGTCATCATGGACGAGCCGACGGCCGCCCTGTCATCGGGCGAGATCGCCGGCCTGCACGCCGCCGTCCGCCGGCTCACCGCCAAGGGCATCTCGGTCATCTACATCACCCACAAAATGTCGGAAATCTTTGCCCTCTCCGACCGGATCACGGTGATGCGCGACGGGCGCTACGTAACGACGGTCAAGACATCCGATACCAGCCGCGAACAGCTTCTCGTCTCCATGCTGGGCAGGGCACTCGATCAGTTTGGAACGGCTGGCCCGGACACCGCGCCGGACACCGAAAAGCCCGCCAAGCTGTCGATCCGCAATCTTTCGACGGACGGATTGGTGCGGGAATTCTCGCTCGATGTCGGTGCTGGCGAGATCGTCGGCATGGCGGGTCTGGTCGGTGCCGGCCGGACGGAAGCCGTCAATGCATTGTCCGGCGTCGTCACGATCACCGGCGGCGAGATCAAGCTGAACGGTCGCACGGTGAACCCGCGCAGCCCCAGCCAGACGCAAGCACTCGGCATCGTCGTGGTCCCCGAGGATCGCAAGACCGAAGGGCTGATGCTGGACCAGTCGGTGCAGGACAATGTCATGCTGCCGCATATCGCTTCTCTCACCCGCTTCGGCATCATCAACGATGCGGCCGTCAGGCGCATGGCGAAGGAATGCGTCGAGCGTTTCGACGTCAGGCCGCGCCGCACGGACATTGCCATCGGCCTTCTCAGCGGCGGCAACCAGCAGAAGGTGCTGATCGGCCGCTGGCTCCTGAAGGATTATGAAGTGGTCGTGTTCGACGAACCCTCCAAGGGGGTCGATGTCGGCGCCCGCGAAGGGATCTGGGACATGATCCGCCAGACCGCCGCGCGAGGCGCGGCCGTGATCGTCGTGTCGTCCGAGACGGAGGAGTTGATCGCTCTCAGCGACCGGATCGTCGTCATGCGACAGGGGCGCATCAGCGCGGCGCTCAAGAACACGAACCTGACCGAGGAAAGGGTTATGGAACATGCCTTCTGA
- a CDS encoding xanthine dehydrogenase family protein molybdopterin-binding subunit, with amino-acid sequence MSVQPQAEANKPGRWQPALTPDPMLRKHGVLGQPVSRIDGPLKVQGKARFAAEFPYENISYAALAFSRIARGKITELDVAAAESAPGVVLVMTYRNAPRMKAPSLMMSSPTAAGASDLPVMQNDEIHWNGQPIALVLAETQEQADYAASLIKARYASLPAVTVFEEAKKTPRQLETLLGQPPVLEIGDAETALANAEVKVDLTYRTPRHNHNAIELHAATVAWNGDELLLHDASQLLDLTAGQLGDIFGLEPGKVRVTSPYVGGGFGGKCLWDHQILAIAASKLAERPVRIMLSREGVFRIVGGRTVTEQRVALGARADGTLDALIHTGTAAMTLHNSCPEQFTFPARHLYAARAFKLAQEVADMDMLANTFMRAPGESVGTFALECALDELAEKLDLDPIELRRRIEPKKDPTTGKPFSSRYLIEAYEVGADRFGWQNRSRMPRQNREGEWLIGMGCATATYPYHRFPGGAAKIRLTADGHVTVSTAVHDMGMGTATAQAQHIAARLGVPMENVTFEYGDSSLPRGVIAGGSTQTASIGGAVIAATEVFVEELIKLAGNDSPLAGLSLGEVEPRDGGLGHRDDPDRFESYQSILARAGREELVCQADAPAPAEMEAFSMHSYGAQFCEVRVSALTGEIRVSRFLGSFDAGQILNAKMATSQFKGGIVMGIGLALTEETNFDGRTGRIVNASLAEYHVPVQMDVPKIDILYTNTPDPQAPMGARGIGEIGITGVGAAVANAVHNATGIRVRDLPITLDKMMSNAPASM; translated from the coding sequence ATGAGCGTCCAACCTCAAGCCGAAGCCAACAAGCCGGGCCGCTGGCAGCCGGCCCTCACGCCTGATCCGATGCTGCGCAAACATGGCGTTCTCGGGCAGCCCGTCTCGCGTATCGACGGGCCTTTGAAAGTACAGGGAAAGGCGCGGTTTGCCGCGGAGTTTCCGTATGAGAACATCAGTTATGCGGCACTCGCCTTCAGCCGCATCGCGCGCGGAAAAATCACCGAACTCGACGTGGCGGCTGCAGAATCGGCGCCCGGCGTCGTCCTCGTCATGACCTATCGCAACGCGCCGCGCATGAAAGCGCCATCGTTGATGATGTCGTCGCCAACCGCCGCCGGCGCCAGTGACCTGCCGGTGATGCAGAATGACGAGATCCATTGGAATGGCCAACCGATCGCACTCGTTCTGGCCGAAACACAGGAACAGGCGGACTATGCCGCCTCCCTGATCAAGGCGCGCTACGCCAGCCTGCCGGCTGTCACTGTTTTCGAAGAGGCGAAAAAGACGCCGCGACAACTGGAAACTCTGCTCGGCCAGCCCCCCGTGCTGGAGATCGGCGATGCCGAGACGGCGCTCGCCAATGCCGAGGTCAAGGTGGATCTTACCTACCGGACGCCGCGTCACAACCACAACGCCATCGAACTGCACGCAGCAACGGTGGCCTGGAATGGTGACGAACTACTCTTGCACGATGCCAGCCAGTTGCTCGATCTGACCGCTGGGCAACTCGGCGACATTTTTGGCCTGGAACCTGGCAAGGTGCGCGTGACCTCGCCTTATGTCGGAGGCGGTTTTGGCGGCAAGTGTCTTTGGGATCATCAGATCCTTGCCATTGCGGCCTCGAAACTGGCCGAGCGGCCGGTGCGCATCATGTTGTCGCGCGAAGGCGTGTTCCGCATCGTTGGCGGTCGAACGGTGACGGAACAGCGGGTGGCGCTCGGGGCACGGGCCGATGGTACGCTGGATGCTCTCATCCATACCGGTACGGCGGCCATGACACTGCACAATTCCTGTCCGGAGCAGTTTACCTTCCCGGCGCGGCATCTTTATGCGGCCAGGGCGTTCAAGCTGGCGCAGGAGGTCGCCGACATGGACATGCTCGCCAACACTTTTATGCGAGCACCGGGGGAATCCGTTGGCACATTCGCGCTCGAATGTGCGCTGGATGAATTGGCGGAGAAACTTGACCTCGATCCGATCGAACTGCGCCGCCGCATCGAGCCCAAAAAGGACCCGACCACAGGCAAGCCCTTCTCGTCGCGTTACCTGATTGAGGCCTACGAGGTCGGCGCGGATCGTTTTGGCTGGCAGAACCGCAGCCGGATGCCGCGGCAGAACCGCGAGGGAGAATGGCTCATTGGCATGGGCTGCGCCACCGCAACCTATCCCTACCATCGCTTTCCGGGTGGTGCGGCCAAGATCCGGCTGACGGCCGATGGTCACGTGACCGTGTCGACTGCCGTGCACGACATGGGCATGGGTACGGCGACGGCCCAGGCTCAGCATATTGCTGCCCGGCTCGGCGTGCCGATGGAGAACGTCACCTTTGAATATGGTGATAGCAGCCTGCCGCGCGGTGTGATCGCCGGCGGCTCGACCCAGACGGCGTCGATCGGCGGCGCGGTGATCGCGGCGACGGAAGTGTTTGTCGAGGAGTTGATCAAGCTCGCCGGCAACGATTCGCCACTCGCGGGTCTGTCGCTTGGCGAGGTCGAACCACGGGATGGGGGCCTCGGTCATCGCGACGATCCCGATCGCTTCGAAAGCTATCAGTCCATTCTCGCCCGTGCGGGCCGCGAAGAGCTGGTCTGTCAGGCCGACGCGCCGGCGCCTGCAGAAATGGAAGCGTTCTCCATGCATTCCTACGGTGCGCAGTTCTGTGAGGTGCGGGTGAGCGCGTTGACCGGTGAAATCCGTGTGTCGCGTTTTCTCGGGTCCTTCGATGCCGGCCAGATCCTCAATGCAAAAATGGCGACCAGCCAGTTCAAGGGCGGTATCGTCATGGGCATCGGTCTTGCTCTCACCGAGGAAACCAATTTCGACGGGCGCACCGGCCGTATCGTGAACGCATCGCTCGCCGAATATCACGTGCCGGTGCAGATGGATGTTCCGAAAATCGATATCCTCTATACCAACACACCCGATCCGCAGGCACCAATGGGCGCGCGCGGCATTGGCGAAATCGGTATTACCGGTGTTGGAGCAGCGGTTGCCAACGCCGTCCACAACGCCACCGGCATTCGCGTTCGCGACCTTCCGATCACGCTGGACAAGATGATGTCGAACGCGCCGGCCAGCATGTAA
- a CDS encoding xanthine dehydrogenase family protein subunit M, whose product MNIFSYQQASDAASAISLKRAGPAAKYLGGGTNLVDLMRETVEQPETLIDVTHLPGEIEQRADGSLLIGAAAKNTALAAHTAVRSDFPLLSRSILAGASAQIRNVATVGGNILQRTRCRYFYDDAARCNKRQPQTACDALEGFNRYHAILGASNACVATHPSDMCVALVALDAMVHLQGPTGTRSIPLNELHRLPGNRPEVETELHPDELITAIEIPPLGFARRSTYRKVRDRASYAFALISVAAAVDIDDAGIVRDVRLGLGGVAHKPWRAVKAEAALIGQMASVESFRAAAEAELADAVALSENAFKIELAKRTIVAVLDELKGENA is encoded by the coding sequence ATGAACATCTTTTCCTATCAGCAGGCATCGGACGCCGCTTCAGCGATAAGCCTGAAGAGAGCCGGTCCCGCCGCGAAATATCTCGGCGGAGGTACGAACCTCGTCGATCTCATGCGCGAGACCGTGGAGCAGCCGGAAACACTTATCGACGTCACGCATCTGCCCGGCGAGATCGAACAGCGTGCCGATGGCAGCCTGCTGATCGGTGCGGCGGCAAAGAACACAGCGCTGGCTGCGCATACGGCTGTGCGGTCCGACTTTCCGTTATTGTCACGCTCGATTCTGGCCGGCGCAAGTGCACAAATCCGCAATGTCGCGACAGTTGGCGGCAATATCCTGCAACGCACCCGCTGTCGGTATTTCTATGACGATGCAGCTCGCTGCAACAAGCGTCAGCCGCAAACCGCCTGCGATGCTCTTGAAGGCTTCAATCGCTACCACGCCATTCTGGGCGCATCCAATGCTTGTGTGGCAACCCATCCGTCAGACATGTGCGTCGCGCTTGTCGCGCTCGATGCGATGGTCCACCTGCAGGGGCCGACTGGAACCCGCAGCATACCGTTGAACGAACTGCATCGCCTGCCGGGTAATCGCCCCGAGGTCGAAACGGAACTGCATCCGGACGAACTGATCACGGCAATCGAAATCCCGCCGCTCGGCTTTGCGCGCCGCTCGACCTACAGGAAGGTTCGCGATCGCGCCAGCTACGCCTTTGCGCTCATATCGGTCGCGGCCGCTGTCGATATCGACGATGCCGGCATCGTGCGTGATGTGCGACTTGGGCTCGGCGGCGTCGCTCACAAGCCATGGCGCGCAGTGAAGGCGGAAGCCGCACTGATCGGGCAGATGGCGAGCGTGGAAAGCTTCCGGGCTGCGGCCGAAGCCGAACTCGCCGATGCCGTCGCTCTCAGCGAAAACGCATTCAAGATCGAACTGGCGAAACGCACGATCGTGGCCGTCCTCGACGAACTGAAGGGAGAAAACGCATGA
- a CDS encoding 2Fe-2S iron-sulfur cluster-binding protein, which produces MQFTINGEVIEVEADIRTSLLDLLRNYLGFTGTKKGCDQGACGACTVLVDGERINSCLALAVQYQGSRITTVEGLAAHGNLHPLQQAFIEHDGFQCGYCTPGQLCSAIGMAGEIERHIPSVVTHNLAAVDIPIDEREIRERMSGNLCRCGAYNGIVEAISETLAQRPAASSEERVRA; this is translated from the coding sequence ATGCAATTTACCATCAACGGGGAGGTTATCGAGGTCGAAGCGGATATCCGCACGTCGTTGCTCGATCTCCTACGCAACTATCTCGGTTTTACGGGAACCAAGAAAGGGTGCGATCAGGGAGCGTGCGGTGCCTGCACCGTGCTGGTGGACGGCGAGCGTATCAATTCCTGTCTGGCTCTGGCGGTCCAATATCAGGGCAGCCGCATCACCACGGTCGAAGGACTTGCCGCCCATGGCAACCTCCATCCACTACAGCAGGCTTTTATCGAACATGACGGCTTTCAATGTGGATATTGCACACCGGGACAACTCTGTTCCGCCATCGGGATGGCCGGCGAAATCGAGCGCCACATCCCGAGCGTTGTCACCCATAATCTTGCCGCCGTTGATATCCCGATCGACGAGCGTGAAATCCGCGAACGCATGAGCGGCAATCTCTGCCGATGCGGGGCTTATAACGGCATCGTCGAGGCCATTTCCGAAACGCTGGCGCAGCGCCCGGCAGCATCGAGCGAGGAAAGGGTACGGGCATGA
- a CDS encoding XdhC family protein — MTISAHPSLENTEHPITFPDRANNFEPDATNLDTAGIFPAPAKAVSTDSAVDVLNFAIQAVEAGRQVALCTLVEIRGGSSRSLGAHMTVADDGLYCGYVSGGCTEAAVAAEAIQAISKGHDRFVMLGEGSPFFDIVLPCGGGVTVAVHILREIRPIRQVMQGLHCRRRTGLSYNPGSQSLSFVSGKADAGWNGEVFLTSYRPAVRILLSGRTLEVEIAAKVAQAAGYEILRYDAAVGEVTDETLIDADTAVALLQHDLELEIPVLDAALRAHPFYLGALGSTRTHEKRMQRLRDLGHSQALIDSIKAPIGLFGHTRDARSLALSVIADIAACRQAALSAG, encoded by the coding sequence ATGACGATATCGGCGCATCCAAGTCTTGAAAACACAGAGCATCCGATCACGTTCCCTGACCGGGCAAACAATTTCGAACCGGATGCCACCAATCTGGATACCGCCGGGATTTTTCCGGCGCCCGCCAAGGCCGTTTCGACAGACTCCGCAGTCGACGTACTGAATTTTGCCATTCAGGCTGTGGAGGCAGGTCGACAGGTGGCGCTCTGTACGCTGGTCGAAATCCGTGGCGGTTCATCGCGGTCACTGGGCGCGCATATGACCGTCGCCGATGACGGGCTTTATTGCGGTTATGTCTCGGGCGGCTGTACCGAGGCGGCTGTTGCCGCAGAAGCAATACAGGCAATCTCGAAAGGACATGATCGGTTCGTCATGCTGGGCGAAGGGTCGCCTTTTTTTGATATCGTCTTGCCATGTGGAGGCGGGGTGACGGTTGCGGTTCACATTCTGCGCGAAATTCGGCCTATTCGACAAGTGATGCAAGGCCTGCACTGTCGCCGCAGAACCGGCCTATCTTACAATCCCGGCAGCCAATCGCTTTCCTTCGTTTCAGGAAAGGCGGATGCCGGCTGGAATGGTGAGGTCTTTCTGACCTCTTACCGTCCGGCCGTAAGGATCCTTCTTTCCGGTCGCACGTTGGAAGTCGAGATTGCTGCCAAAGTGGCGCAGGCAGCGGGTTATGAAATTCTCCGTTATGACGCAGCGGTTGGTGAGGTGACAGACGAGACGCTGATTGACGCCGATACGGCGGTGGCACTTCTGCAGCACGATCTGGAGCTTGAAATACCTGTGCTTGATGCGGCTTTGCGTGCTCACCCGTTTTATCTGGGCGCGCTGGGCAGCACCCGAACCCATGAAAAGCGAATGCAACGTCTTCGTGATCTTGGACATTCACAGGCGCTCATCGACAGCATCAAGGCACCGATCGGCCTGTTCGGCCATACGCGTGATGCCCGGTCGCTGGCGCTCTCGGTGATTGCCGATATTGCCGCCTGTCGTCAGGCCGCGCTGTCGGCGGGCTGA
- a CDS encoding TetR/AcrR family transcriptional regulator gives MTKEQASQPQKRPRLRADAQRNRVKLVEVAADAFAAHGADASLEEIARHAGVGIGTLYRHFPTREHLVEVVYRRELELLATAATELMVEKTPDIALEEWMHRFVSYMAAKRGMASSLKLLFTSNAALFTEGSTLMNATFDKLMRTAAEAGTIKNDIGTSDVLYTLFGIYAIPDTPDWRDRAHRIVRLIMDGLRIRPEA, from the coding sequence GTGACCAAGGAGCAGGCATCGCAACCGCAGAAGCGGCCGAGGTTACGCGCCGATGCACAGCGCAATCGCGTGAAGCTGGTCGAAGTTGCTGCTGACGCCTTTGCCGCACATGGCGCGGATGCTTCCCTTGAAGAGATCGCCCGGCACGCGGGCGTCGGTATCGGCACGCTATATCGGCACTTTCCGACCCGCGAGCATCTTGTCGAGGTCGTCTATCGGCGCGAATTGGAATTGCTGGCCACCGCCGCCACGGAACTCATGGTAGAAAAGACGCCCGATATAGCGCTTGAAGAATGGATGCACCGCTTCGTCAGCTACATGGCCGCCAAACGAGGCATGGCGAGCAGTCTGAAACTGCTGTTCACATCAAACGCCGCCCTTTTCACGGAGGGTTCGACGCTCATGAACGCCACATTTGACAAGCTCATGCGCACGGCAGCCGAAGCGGGCACAATAAAAAACGACATCGGAACGTCTGATGTTCTTTACACACTATTCGGAATCTACGCGATCCCGGACACACCCGATTGGCGTGACCGTGCGCATAGAATTGTGCGCCTGATCATGGACGGACTGCGAATTCGACCTGAAGCCTGA
- the poxB gene encoding ubiquinone-dependent pyruvate dehydrogenase, with protein sequence MKSKVADVMTEILHSAGVKRIYGVVGDSLNGLTESLRGRGDIDWVHTRHEETAAFAAGAEAHITGELAVCAGSCGPGNLHLINGLFDCHRSGVPVLAIAAQIPSEEIGRGYFQETHPDQLFRECSHYCELVSQPEQLPGVLEAAIRTAIGKRGVAVIVIPGDVALAELSTKISSPAALRLATPRVVPAEDQLDSLRALLEESSRITLLCGRGCQGAHDEVVALASRLKAPVVHALGGKEYVEWDNPFDVGMTGLIGFSSGYKAMLECDTLIMLGTDFPYRQFYPTDAKVVQIDIRPEHLGRRTPLDLAIVGDVKSTLGALLPRLEDRSDGKHLERCLAAYEKAREGLDDLATGKAGGTIHPQYVAKLLSEQASEDAIFAFDVGTPTVWAARYLKMNGKRRLIGSLVHGSMANALPQAIGAQVAEKNRQVISMSGDGGFTMLMGDFLTLKQENLPVKVIVFNNSSLGFVAMEMKAAGYLETGTDLENPDFAAVARAAGIHAVRVEDPAELERGIEAVLRHPGPALLDVVTNPQELSIPPKIKAAQVMGISLWAAKAVMSGRGDELIDVTRSNFFSR encoded by the coding sequence ATGAAGTCCAAGGTTGCCGATGTGATGACCGAGATCCTGCATTCGGCAGGTGTCAAGAGGATCTATGGCGTCGTCGGCGACAGCCTCAATGGATTGACTGAATCCCTGCGCGGACGCGGCGATATCGATTGGGTCCATACGCGTCATGAAGAGACTGCCGCTTTTGCCGCCGGTGCCGAAGCGCACATTACCGGCGAGTTGGCCGTTTGCGCGGGAAGTTGCGGTCCCGGCAACCTGCACCTCATCAATGGGTTGTTCGACTGCCACCGATCGGGTGTCCCGGTTCTGGCGATCGCGGCACAGATACCGTCGGAGGAGATCGGCAGGGGGTATTTCCAGGAAACCCATCCCGATCAGCTTTTCCGCGAATGCAGCCACTATTGCGAGCTTGTCAGCCAGCCGGAACAATTGCCGGGCGTTCTGGAGGCTGCCATCAGAACCGCTATCGGCAAGCGCGGCGTCGCAGTCATCGTCATACCGGGCGATGTCGCTCTTGCGGAACTCTCGACAAAAATTTCCTCTCCGGCCGCGCTCCGGCTCGCCACGCCGCGCGTTGTTCCGGCTGAGGATCAGCTGGATAGCCTGCGGGCACTTCTGGAGGAAAGTTCAAGGATCACGCTCCTGTGCGGCCGTGGCTGCCAGGGCGCACACGACGAGGTCGTGGCACTCGCATCAAGGCTGAAGGCGCCTGTCGTTCACGCGCTCGGCGGCAAGGAATATGTGGAGTGGGACAACCCCTTTGACGTCGGCATGACCGGCCTGATCGGCTTCTCTTCCGGCTACAAGGCGATGCTGGAATGCGACACACTGATCATGCTCGGAACCGATTTCCCCTATCGCCAGTTCTATCCGACCGATGCGAAGGTCGTGCAGATCGATATCCGCCCCGAGCACCTTGGCCGGCGGACACCGCTTGATCTTGCGATCGTCGGAGATGTCAAGTCGACGCTCGGCGCGCTCCTGCCTCGGCTGGAGGATCGGTCGGACGGCAAGCACCTGGAACGTTGCCTTGCCGCCTATGAGAAAGCGCGGGAAGGATTGGATGATCTTGCGACCGGCAAGGCAGGTGGCACCATCCATCCCCAATATGTCGCGAAGCTGCTCAGTGAGCAGGCTTCCGAAGATGCCATATTTGCATTCGATGTCGGTACTCCGACGGTCTGGGCCGCGCGGTACCTCAAGATGAACGGGAAACGGCGGCTCATCGGATCACTGGTTCATGGCTCCATGGCCAACGCCCTGCCGCAGGCGATCGGAGCCCAGGTAGCCGAGAAGAACCGCCAGGTCATCAGCATGTCGGGCGATGGTGGCTTCACCATGTTGATGGGTGATTTCCTGACCTTGAAACAGGAAAACCTTCCGGTGAAAGTGATCGTGTTCAACAATTCTTCCCTCGGCTTTGTTGCCATGGAAATGAAGGCCGCAGGCTATCTGGAAACCGGAACCGACCTCGAAAATCCAGACTTTGCGGCCGTGGCACGTGCAGCCGGCATCCACGCGGTGCGCGTCGAGGATCCGGCGGAACTGGAGCGAGGCATCGAGGCCGTCCTGCGCCATCCCGGACCGGCACTGCTGGACGTCGTCACCAACCCGCAGGAGCTTTCCATCCCGCCCAAGATAAAGGCGGCCCAGGTAATGGGCATCAGCCTGTGGGCAGCGAAGGCAGTCATGAGCGGTCGCGGAGACGAATTGATCGACGTGACGAGGTCGAACTTCTTTTCGCGATAG